Proteins encoded within one genomic window of Triticum aestivum cultivar Chinese Spring chromosome 2D, IWGSC CS RefSeq v2.1, whole genome shotgun sequence:
- the LOC123055490 gene encoding uncharacterized protein yields the protein MKKIIAITAMMLATAFIVAAEQEAGACIVETSDVPGAANPCICSENCACAGKCILNAGDGAGDVQTCFVECVLKNGCGGCPVPWTRPLPATLDQTLSLKVTRPKPSQRFHGREMLRIIFDVEPHGTDTPVIEVYLYVPEGKDTSDSSQHYLLTFPQKPSDPGAIMDIRGVLRQIGADDGDETIEVLFVPKAWGERVTITSVKIE from the coding sequence ATGAAGAAGATAATTGCCATCACCGCCATGATGCTGGCCACCGCCTTCATCGTGGCGGCCGAGCAAGAGGCGGGAGCCTGCATTGTGGAGACATCCGACGTCCCTGGTGCCGCAAATCCCTGCATCTGCTCCGAGAACTGCGCCTGCGCCGGCAAGTGCATCCTGAATGCCGGCGACGGCGCGGGTGACGTCCAGACCTGCTTCGTCGAGTGCGTGCTGAAGAACGGCTGTGGCGGCTGCCCAGTACCCTGGACAAGACCCCTCCCGGCCACCTTGGACCAGACCCTGAGCCTGAAAGTGACAAGGCCTAAGCCCTCGCAGAGATTCCACGGGAGGGAGATGCTTCGCATCATCTTCGACGTCGAGCCCCATGGCACGGACACCCCTGTGATTGAGGTGTACTTATATGTGCCGGAGGGCAAAGATACTAGCGACAGCTCCCAGCACTACCTGCTTACGTTTCCGCAGAAGCCAAGCGACCCGGGGGCAATCATGGACATACGCGGCGTGCTGCGGCAAATCGGAGCGGACGACGGCGACGAGACCATTGAGGTGTTGTTCGTGCCCAAGGCCTGGGGAGAAAGGGTTACTATAACCAGTGTCAAGATCGAGTAG